atcattattgcattaaattgaaacaagtaaacaatttttgtcacataacataaaatatacaaattctatatacaaaacaaacacaaaaattaaaaaaaaacatatatatatatataaacataaaaaaacatttaatctaGTAAAGTAAATGTTATTTAATGTggaaaaatcaatataatacTATAATGTTTGCGCGCATAAATGTATATTGTTTGTTTCTAGTTTGTTTTTGCTATATacgaaatgttaatttttaatgtaatgTTGTAAAATGTAACGCATGCTAATTATGCATACAAAAACAGAATAAGTGTTTGGAGTATAATAAGGGAAAAACAACAAACCAACAATGgactgattattttttttgtttttaattcctaattaattacttttaattattataattttttttcttgtttatttaatataattcttgttgaaatttttttgtttataattttagtttgttgttgttatcgaaataaatttatacaaaagaaaaatatgataaaacaaaacgaattatatttttaatgtaaatcttgcgttgttaaattatttcttactttttacctcttatatacaaaaaaaaagaaacaataatatattttatgcatattttgtttgtttatatttttttttttataattagtaaAAATATGCAAGAGTAAAAACTATAATATTGGCCCAATTTTGTGGAGCTTTATTTTccagacaacaaaataaatattttctgtattatAAATTATGATATGTTCGGTAATTGTTGTTACTGTGTGAATTTTATGgatagtagttttttttgtaattattgaaAAGAATAGTAATATGAATTTTTGTGTTTGCACTTCTGCGATAGGGTCAACTTTATAAGCTGATCAAATAGTTATTATATTGTGAGATTTATCGGCCGTCCATAAGTTTTATTAAGCTTCTTCTTTTAagagagatttttattttaaacaaataataaaatccttAAACATTTACAGATGTTAAAAAGATATTATAGAGTCacaaaacgtcaaaaatgtttaaaataaacttgCTATTATATATTATGTTCTCGATTTAATTATCGGATGTTTCAGAATAAGAAACGAactcgaaaaaaatgtttaaagttatatcaaatttattttgatcaaatatttacaaaaagttCAATTTGAAAACGTGGCATAATTTTTATATGTAGGCAATATGTGTTTAAGGTTGTTAACCTTGTTTCTTAAACGGCAGAACACCATTTATAAGGTATTACAATTTCTGTCGAGTTTTTAAGAATGCACAAAAAAGTGCTTCAAAGAGAAAAAAGGCACagtcagtttattttttgtatgatttttctTTGATCTGTAAAAGAGTCTGTACACAAAGCGTTTTGGTTAAACTTTTCggcaaaaaaaaaggtattattaaaatataaaattttatttttaagactcAAGGCgttcgatttgtcaatttcGTGTTAGCACCTCCTATTAAAAGATATGAAGCTGATAAATTGTGGTATGGTCTTGTTTCTAGCGAGTCCTAATCTCACAGAAAAACAAACACAAGAATGGCCGATATAAAAACGCTTCAgtcaaaatatctcacaaattaataaaacaatggTTATATTTTTCAGtagtagatttttgtttttaattattattattaataaacaaaaaacaacaatcttttaaaccaaaattactgttaaatctttttattctatatttgttaaagttaaaattctTGTTTGTATATTGATAAATATAGTCTATTctaggttaaaaataaaaaatagtttgtatAATGTTACTactctgaaaaataaaatatttaaaaacaaaaaaccgaaaCTATATATAGGAAAACAAAGTAAACCTCcgtgaatatttaaaataataattaaaacatcaacgatatatatacatatataaatataaacaatatattataacaTTTAGCTATagaaattatataatatttaaaaaataagaaaagtggctttgttattataatttccgttatatttgtaaataatttaatatttttttttatttttatcatttttcaaatGTGTATCAAAAAACACATTCACATTCaatatacctacaaaaaatatataatttatgcATCGCGGAGGTCTTTatcagtatttatatatttgtgttaaaaaaattctcttttcttttatataaaaatgtatttttattacttttattattatttgtattaacaaaaaagaaaattataattgtgaaaataatattttgtaaataaatttaaaaagaaaatgttttaaaaatgtattaaatataaAGATCAAaacacatatatacatatataaaataataattgaatattaTCGAAGAACTATGTACCAAGAaccttttattaaaagttattaaaaaaaaacatgtgcgttaaacataacaataaaaataatttatgcatGCTTTTCTCTTTTAATTACATGAACTTTGGATCTGACGATGGCTTGCATACTTGTTAAAGTAAGTTTTATCGATTTTTAGTGCGTCATTTGGCAATAAGATGGTTGtcgttagttctatggaagttaatatgtataaaatcaaatgtacgcaggtgatgagttccgcctcggtagTTCAAAtatacacaagatagcaaataaggtgcatcaatttcaccattaataagttgatgaaaaaatactaagtcattattacaAGCCTTTGATGGAAAGATTGCATTtaaagaagtagaatacgatgttcatagggaggcagatcataaggatcatcccaaggaagaccctttagggcaaagacaatgaaattatgttgaattgattcaatactttttctatgaatttcgtaatagggagtccatacctgcgaagcatattcaagatgaaaacggacattatacaaagaaagagtaacatagggatcattgaactcctttgcccagcgttagAACTAATGTGATaagtaaactctaagttggaacagaaatgaacacctacatttttaaatgtggagacgcgacagagtttttgctgtgagatacagtagtcaaatacgttactgattagtttttttttagtaaaagttatcgtctggcattttaaagggttgagtgaaaggctatttttccttcaccaaaatgtgaaactatcaatttcggcttgtaaaagaatacgatcatgggaatgggtggactttattattttgaaaatcttcatatcgtcagcaaaaatgagaagttcacttgagcgtagacatgacgatacatcgttaatagacaggatgaacagaaaagttcagaatgacaatttctaaattttacctcataggatctgttttcaaggtaagatttaatccaagctaagaaaattGGTGGAAACctaagagccttaagtttaaataaaataattccgtggctaagttggtcaaaatctttggaaaagtcagtgtatgcacagtcaacttcatagccttgttctaaagcatttgaacatatgtttgagaatgtgaggagttTAGTAACGGTAAATCTTTCTTTCTCAAAacgactgaaaaaaaaaatgttacaaccGTACGACTAAGAATTCGTAAaaagatcaaaaatgtattttataacgtttTGGGGTTTTCTGTTCAGAAGCGTTTAAGCgttcaaaaagtgaaatttgatTGCAACCTACCAGTTGACCAGTGTAATACAACGAAATAAAAGTACCCAATCGCTTGCCATGTGATGATATTcttactttttgttattttttttaaagtcatgaGCTGTtttgataaaacattttttttttaagaaacgaaTGTAACCGCGAATTAGGCTTAATATGGCCAAAGAACGAATctttgtatttgacagtacgaccaaagttgggcTCGAATGTAAGCTGATAAGCTTTCCTAGAAGGGTGAGTATTActattgaactgtttaagggaaagAATGcaagctggctatttctctagaccATAAGATTAAGACAAGAAAcgtaaatattaatatttatgccTATTACCGATGTCATCTCGTTTTTTCAACTACTCTCGTTTTCTTTGTCGTGCCGTTTTTAAGTGAGATTCTATAACTTTTTCGACGCTACGAATTTGTAACAGATTTTTAAACGATGATAATGACATACATCTATCAAACTGAAATAAAAGTCTTTATAATTTCATTACTCGTTTTcaacaaatgtgtttttattaaattattcgcaaaaaaattaattatcaaaatGATAAGTGTCGAAATagttgtgtttttttggcattatataaatagtaaagtagaaaattcccaagaaaacgcatgggcagtagccagatttttgtattttaaattggtaCGAATGAAAGAAGACCTTTCAGAATAATAATAcccaaaaaacacaaattaaagaaagttttgtgaaaatcaaaagttaagaTTAacttcgacaaaaaaaaaaactaataaaaaggCAGGTTTAAAGAAGAAAAGGTAAGAAAACATATGCAAATTGAGATTccataaaaatagttcatttaacaattgcagctttaacataaaataaaaactacacagCTAGAAGCCCTGGTAGCTATTAGGTTttatgtattgtattgtatagtTCAacaaataatgataataatacaaacttcaagaagggggtttgttcgtagactacttcATTAACGTGATTTATTggagcgagcttgaagctcgtctcaattttttatataactaaatcgagttgaaatgagcttgatttgactcgattccggtcggggatcggagacgattcaaaatttgtgaataaaaacctgtgtatatttcctctatggtggaggagttggttttacagataatgcattatgcatttgaaaacgaaatgaCATAAGATTTactcgagactcgtataaatgtcgaaaacccaagattctactttaacttttattggtagtattcatactacgattcttgttattcgtgtaaaaatCCCACCATACTATtaatagatttttcaaaaaaaaaagaacacggATAAATGCATAACAACACAAGCAGCGATAGTGACAATAATGAAGAAGGTGGAGAGCGAAATATTGCAAAAGCACAATTAATTGTAAAAAGAAAGTTGAGAAGACAAAGCTGGACAAGCGCCTTGaattggttttggtttgtttatttcaactgaaaatttaacaaggaaacttacagtttttgaaagttagtgcacactggttttgaagtttcacaatcagctgctcggtaagggcacaagaattcaaaatgaaatgaatatttcGGCTTTCAAATCCAAATATgaatcaatcttattttatcttctatttgctttgattgaatttaaaaaaaaagactatttAACGTTCTCAAacacacaaatgtttcttattttatatattagtaTTTGTCATTATTATGACAGTTCCGGTTGACAatctttgtagtgcaattttgcattcagaaagctagttgaattttggcgacgtagtcactagctttgtgaacgCGCCCATTGACTATCATTCCATTCCGtttgtgtaagatgattcaactaaattcgattcgattgaataattcaatttcaaattgtcaaaattcatttttgcctttggttaacttttaattttaacgtttttattttaacgtaACAAAGCGAACTAAGAAAATGTTCCtctcgtttgtgtaagcgtctggtagctctattcggaataagcATTTTGTTGTGACagtttttaggtatcaatttgaataTCACCTTACGTATAGATCATATTCGATCATATTGATTGTCAATTATTAACAAGTTCGTGAAGAAAAATCTCGCCAACTATGAAGCCAAGTTAACtcctgtcaaaatgacagttgatgtttttttcattccaCTAAAAGATGaattattttctgcaaaattcaatttaatgcttactgtaaaaggattccttgtcaatttggagaagaaataattctttacattacaaaatacaaatcgtgatggaatTGCAGCCCTCCTGAAGAGTGTTTggtagaaaataatgttttggtACGATTAATTAAAGCagagttttttaaagttctgaatttgtaACTCAAAACACTTGTAAAACTAACTAGTtcccttggtcaaaatttacgttaaaAGAATGAAGTCTCTTATGTgttctgaacctgcccaatgaaacaaaattatttattgtactCCACAAATAATTCTGCTACTAACTGTACTGTATGCTTATGCGTCCACCATGCGTACTTTATTTTGGGGAATACCCTAATTAAACGGTAACtggataacaaaataaaaaatacaaacatttaactaTCACTAGAATACtcctttttgatttgattttgcttACATGGCCCTGGCTCatcttcaatttaaaacaagGACAACAATTATGatggaaaaatatgttttatctataattaaaacaatatacTATTCTACATCTACATTATTTAtactaatttaataaaattgttagtTAGAAAGgtacatcaaaataaaattttattcaaaaggaAACGGTGTTCTGCATATTGGGCACTTATTTGTATCATATACGCCTCTAGCCCTGTTCATAGCTTTTAAGCAGGCTTCATGTAGATAATGCCCACAAGGCAATAGGGAAATACTTCGACTATTCACTTCCATAGGTTCCTGACAAATAGGGCAGATAGGATCTCTGTATAAAATAAACGGAAATTATAtcagatattttcttttaaatatacttaACTTTATAGGTAATGTTATAATATAGTTTTTTACGTACATATGTGTTGTAAAATTATCTCTTGTAGCATTTGGGTTGTTTGTTAAATATCTCCgtcgttcaaaaacaaaatgagcaATCGCTGCCACAGCTGACACAACTATCCCAGTAGCGATGATTATTGCTTTTGCACTCATTTTAATTTCCAGGTACTTATTTTTTAACTgtccaaatatttaaactttacaCTTTCTTTCCCTGTTGCCAAAAACTTGGAATTTAAAGCAGTTGATGCTGGTTTTGCTAGGAAGCAGCTTCCCCTAATGGATTCACTTTTGCCTATGATATTATAATAATGATTAAGATCATAGTTGATTGACATATTCACAAAACGTCAACGTTCTTGAATTATTTCACACAACGATATGAAACGTTGGCTGTCATTTTGCTAagctacaataaaaaaaatttatttaacaagatgggaatctcagactgacatttcggtttgccaaCAAGGTACTGAGAACTAAATGTGggaaagtgtgcgtgaaataATGCAAAACATTGCTTGAATTTGAAAGTTTCATGGCCGCGTTCAAAAGCGAAACAATCCTTACCAACAAAATAGAAGTGCTGACATTGTCTTAAATcggaagatttgtatagctttttaatttcaatccaaataaatgttgtaaatgtatattaatatgaatgaaattgatttttagtgcTGTATTTTCTCTTCAAACatagaaaataatgtttagGTCTAaggcactattcacatgagcacgaccaacgaatgaacgaatattcgtcgattttgatatttctttcatatgagagtttttaattcgtcgcgaatgcaGTTTGATTTTCttaggttaagtacgcacgattattttattcgttgcgagtgtggataatgtggaacacgaataaagtttgacagttcgtatcaactacaattttgtttgctacgaataaatttgttttcttaaattggtGGTGTGCaaatgcatttaatttatttatagattgaatgcattaaactttaaacaataatttttaaattgaagcgTATTTGAAAGGTATTACAAAAATggtctttatttattaaatatcaatttgaaTACTAAAAATCAAACTCAAAACCATATGAATCAGCTCAATGTAGTACGTCGTTGGAAAATGACAACTTTGATTAAGTAAAAATTGCgggaaaaagtttatttttttatttttcattaagtgGGTACATAAATCATTTTGTAATTCCGAAATTGTTTGGTCTGATTTGGTGGTTGAGATGTTCCTGAATTGCAGTTTTATTGGTAAAAGTAATTACAACagctattttaattgaaaaaaaaaaatagtataaaattatctgataattttttaatttcaaaaaaaaaaaattttaaaatctttctaGACATTTTACAATTATGTGAACAATTAAATGTTATGAGATAATTTTCTGCtattaatgttaaaattgtttctaaaaaattgaTGAAGGTTAACTGAAGCggtaatttctttattaaatttaatttgttctgCATTTATTCAACGGGTTCGCTATTATGGtactgattatttttttaaaacattgctGTTCCTTTAATATAACACATTGTTTTTATGATAGCAAATACATTTACGCTTGCATCAATCAAGAATGTCATGGATTAGGTATTTTTCGCTTATAattcgttttttaaatttaatatttattaatcaaaatgaaaatgtaaaatatatgcGAGCTTAAAATAtggagaaaaaaattttaatatacttggattaattaatttgttacaGATTTTAATcacttgcaaacaaaaatattttggctGTTCATTAACGAAAATTAAGTAGAATTCAATAAACTGCGATCGTATTCCAACGATTCTTTGATACAATTATCCGAGGTGAACTCTGAAATTCAAAGAGTTTCGTGGTGATTATTGTAAAtagataaattaattataataaactgATGTTAAACATGCTTtcttcaagacaaaaatgtacattggttcgttatcaacaaaatgactacAAAAGTAAAGCTTAAAAGTGactttttaatcgaaaaaagtaaaaagaaaaatatgaaaaaaaacttattcacCTCCCCATTTTTATGTTGCTTTGAACtcttcataattttgtttttggttttcacaTTTATTCATGGACAAATTGTtaacattacaaatacaacaatgtaaacaaacgggttttgGAGAgcgaaacgtacgaaagattcaaatcttggtaaatggaatatttttgtcttcaatTACACTattgattataaaatataaagaagtaaagataaacaaaattaagaaacaacaCCAATATAAATGTATCCATGAATTTAACTACAAACTTCAATTCTGATGGCCATTATGTTTAGAAGGTGAAAGCTCTCAGGTCTTCGTCTTAGCGCTAAGCTTTAGCGAAAAGCATTGCcaggaattattttattttattttatggaaacCAAAAGTtgtagttaaatttattttgattttcatgaaattcttcattttatttttgatttcgaaTATGTGTGCGGTTCCTCAAAAACAGTTGTTATTATGTCAATCTTCCGATTTTTttggacagctgtcaaatttgatATTGGACAAGTTAGAAATACgccattacaaaataaaacgataaaaaaattagttgaaaaattTGAGCTGTTGGGACAAATTAGTGTCGCTCAAGAATAATTGAGAGTATTGCTCCTCCAACACGGGGTGTTGACAAAAACCTAGGTTCGTCTATTCTACATCGACCTTCGGATTGAAGCATGCTACAACCGAAACGACATAGGTCGATCTCTTCACTGATTGGGATTTTAAAAGCATCAAAATGGTCTTTGTTCAGCGACGATATGTTTATTTGTATCTCTAAGAGTACGATAATAATCAAAATTGTCACATTTGTACGTCGGAAAATCCGAAATGATTGTTGTTAAGCCTCTCTTTTTTTAACGTGTCACAGCTTGGTTCCGATTTtgatgtcaaattttttttgttaactcgTAATATAAGgcgttcattttatttataaatttgaattatttttcttcaaatgacATAAGTTGACAAAACTTAACAAAGCATTACAGAAAAATCcaataacaaataatttggaATGGACAGCAACTTTAAATTGCAGTCCATTGTATGGGACATTTGATAAGCGCCATTAAACCAGCGCCTTTGAAAGCCTTGAAACTTACTCAGTTTGAGATGGCAAGCAATTTTATGGTTTCTTCGAGGTCTATAGTCAACTTCTGTTGAGTTGCATTATTTCTAATAGCCAAGTAACTCTTAACAAAATACCcttttaaatctaaaatgaCATTTGTTCCATACgttaaattacatttgtttcttacaaaaacaaaatcttaatacaaaaatttgttttgtgtaggtattaattttaattattaaatataatttttctaaagtaaaaataacaaataatttattatgatAGTTACAAAACTTGGTATAATAACTTTTGAActcttattataaaaagaattttccaatcTTTCGTGTCGCTCAAGACGATTTCGATTTTTATAAGTTCTGTAATACCAATCCATTCCGTCTTTCCTACCAACATTTGTTTCTCTACTATATGGAGCTGTTACTGGATTGTCAATATTATACTTGAAGTTTGGATCTGTTGAACCCGAACTTGAATATTCTTCAGCAGAAGGCAAATATTGTTGAAGAGTTTGTGCTGTAAAAACTTTCGTAATTGACGGTCTTCCACTTAAAATTCTAGGTGTaatattttctattgaattCAAATCATTTCTTTCTGAACTCGATGATGAAGTTGATGAATCCTTTGCTAAAATAACAATACCCTGTTTGTATGATGGACTTTTAAGTTCTTCTTCAGGGGGAATTAGGAGAATAGTTTTTGAAGTGGTTGTTTCTAGgtataagtcttcttccgattCCGAGTCTAACATTTGTATCGAGTTCTCCGTGATAAATGACTTCCTTTCAAATGAATATGTAGCTGGTTTCTCGCTCGCTGACCCCTCTGATGACGATTTTCTCTGGAATGACGTTTCAGGCTTAGAGGTTGTCGTAGGAGCTTCTTCTTCAGAAACATAATACGTATAAGATGGCAATGGTACAATAGTTGTTAGTTCTTCTGTTGACAGGATAGGCTCTGGAGTGCTGCTAGTTTCAACAATACCTGGCGACAGAGCATTTATTGGCTCTTCTGGTTCGAAGTAAATTTTAGTACTTTGTCTGGTGGAAGTCATGGGAATAAACCCACCGAAATGCTCAGGTACAATAGGTTTAAAGCCACCCTTCTGAATGTTAGGCTCAGTTAATGATGTTTTAAATACCTTTGGGTCTTCATTGCTTCCCGATTCTTCGGAGCCGGGTTCTATCATGCCTCGACTACGAGATGTAATTCCATGATATTGTGTCTTTTGTGCGAGATATTTTTCAAGTTCACTGCTGGAAGGATCTTTCAGCATTCGAACCTTGCCCCTGCTGGGTTCGAGTTTCGTATAGCCACGATCTCGACGTGAATTGGCACCCAAAAATCCACCCATTCCCAATGAGGGAATTGGATAGCCGAAGAATGTAAATGGTGAGTGTTGTTGCTGTATCGTTGGGTATCTGTTCAAAACACTGGTATTTAGCAAAGTTTTAGTCAAATCAATATTTGGATTATTGTGACTTAAGCCTGGAGAAATGTTGTTAAGATTCCCAGGTAACTGATGATGGGATGAATGTGAATTCGATAAGGTATTGTTGACATTATTTGGGTGATTAAGGGTGTTATTAAATGCTGGATAATCTACAAATTGGTCATAAAAATAGTCACTATCGGTAAGAAGTGGTCTGgtatagttgttgttgttgtcagaTTCTGCTCCCAAAGAATCACATTCATCCTTGAATTCACTTCGACCTTCACCCATAAATACATCACCATGTTCATTGTATAATGGAAGATAATTTGAAGATCTCTGGTCATCAGTGCAATTCATTTTCTCAGTTCGTAAATTACGTAAGAGTTGTCCATCTTGACACGTTGGACCAGGATATGGAAAACCTGTTTCTTCTAACCATGCACTTAGCCATTGAACCGTACATGAGCATATCATTGGGTTTCCTAAAGAAGCATTCAAAATATAACCATATTcatgaaatttgattttaacagaaattaccATCTAGGTCCAGAATTGCTATGTTCCCACGAagtgttgaaaatgttttctcGTGTAATgttctaaaattattatttcgaaGTGATAGAACTCTGAGTCTAGGCATTACCTCGAATGGATATCCCTGGAAGAAAAGGGAAGCAGTCGAATCAAGAAAtttgtaattacaatttttactacatttgaatgcaaaaaaattgttctgTATGACAGCGGTAATTTTGTCCGTTAAAATTCCTTTTGAACTTACCTGAACCTTACATATCTGATTGTTGTCCATTTTAAGTTCTACCAACCAATTAAGTGAACGCAGTGGCAACGTAGAAACACTCCTCATGGCATTATTTGATAGATCAAGAACTTCAAGATTTTTCATATTATGCAATCCAACATTGTCCATTGAATAGAAATTATTACttgacaaattcaaaaaaacaatagatGGCGCTTCATAGAAACTATCAGCAGCAATAAACCTCAGCAAATTGTGTTGCAAATGTAATGCTAATAAATTGGGAAGATTTTCGAAAACCCGATGTTTTAAATCGATAATTTTATTATCTGCCAAAACAAGTTCCTGAAGTTCCCGTAGATTTTTGACAGCTCCTGTATCAATGGAATTTATTTCGTTGCTTGACAAATCAAGATATTGTAACTTGGGAAGATTCTGAAAAGTTCCACTCTGAATTGATGTTATGAGATTGTTTGAGAGGCGTATTTCTTCGACATTTTTCCAAGCCGCCAAGACATCCGTGCGTAGTTGAACAATATTATTGTAGCTTAAATCTATGTCACGTATGTTTTTTAGACGCGCCAAAGTTGCCGATATATCACTCAGGTGATTTCCCGATAAGTCTAAATACTCTAATGAATTCTGCTGCTCAAAGGCATTGCTCGATATATTCCAAATAACATTCAAAGCCAAGTTTAATTGCTCCAGCTTTGTGTTGTTCCCGAACATGTTGCCCGAAATGGCTTccaatttgtttccatttaaatttaagtttctcAAGTTATGCATCAGCGAAAATGTATCCACATCGATTTCTGTCAAATCATTGTTTTGCAAATTCAACAATTCGATACGTTCTCCACCCTCGAAAGTACTTCCATCTAAGCTTCTTAGTTTATTATCTGCCAAGCTTAGAACTCGCAACTCATTGGTCATTTGAAAAGTTCTCCTTGGAATATGTTCGATTTTGTTTTGACTCAAATCTAACATTCGTAGGTTTGGTAACTTTCCAATGGTTGGATGGAGACTGGAAATTATGTTATTTCTAA
This window of the Eupeodes corollae chromosome 3, idEupCoro1.1, whole genome shotgun sequence genome carries:
- the LOC129952501 gene encoding protein artichoke — encoded protein: MKKQNSTKPCIGYKVTSRFLINILFICLLCQNVSSNICPSPEEILPCRCTVQEKEIHIWCSHSSLPQILNSIKAIDMYIKTPIDELVLENNQLPALPGRFFGSLQIVRLMLRHNGVERVSSGWLNELENSLVEVFVVEPRLRSIPVESLNGLINLIAITIQSNELKYLPDFSGLLNLMYLNVQSKVLTELQPHIFRHLPKLQHIHINGGPNLNRLQPGLFKDLVSVKTIDLGKNGINWIHLQGLYRLPNLVSLKLSHNDISDVTMVSRLIKGLEGLKNLRLDHNIVNILSENSFVDLPSLTELYLNDNRITEIKYGAFYRTPNLKRVYLHNNHIKKIHPESFLQKSGTGIENLFIYHNEIERVDELRSLLDSLPTLKFLDISNNNLVSIPFGVLRGHGTLEQLHLNNNNIRSIGRDAFMAMPALRELRLRNNSLSDNLPRPFWNLPGLMGLDLSQNQLEIIDSSLLNGLPSLRRLDLSENLLSKINPDAFQNNPLLETLNISSNGVSYIHPDTFRNLNRLFEVDASINRMTEFIAGLPNIVERISIRNNIISSLHPTIGKLPNLRMLDLSQNKIEHIPRRTFQMTNELRVLSLADNKLRSLDGSTFEGGERIELLNLQNNDLTEIDVDTFSLMHNLRNLNLNGNKLEAISGNMFGNNTKLEQLNLALNVIWNISSNAFEQQNSLEYLDLSGNHLSDISATLARLKNIRDIDLSYNNIVQLRTDVLAAWKNVEEIRLSNNLITSIQSGTFQNLPKLQYLDLSSNEINSIDTGAVKNLRELQELVLADNKIIDLKHRVFENLPNLLALHLQHNLLRFIAADSFYEAPSIVFLNLSSNNFYSMDNVGLHNMKNLEVLDLSNNAMRSVSTLPLRSLNWLVELKMDNNQICKVQGYPFEVMPRLRVLSLRNNNFRTLHEKTFSTLRGNIAILDLDGNPMICSCTVQWLSAWLEETGFPYPGPTCQDGQLLRNLRTEKMNCTDDQRSSNYLPLYNEHGDVFMGEGRSEFKDECDSLGAESDNNNNYTRPLLTDSDYFYDQFVDYPAFNNTLNHPNNVNNTLSNSHSSHHQLPGNLNNISPGLSHNNPNIDLTKTLLNTSVLNRYPTIQQQHSPFTFFGYPIPSLGMGGFLGANSRRDRGYTKLEPSRGKVRMLKDPSSSELEKYLAQKTQYHGITSRSRGMIEPGSEESGSNEDPKVFKTSLTEPNIQKGGFKPIVPEHFGGFIPMTSTRQSTKIYFEPEEPINALSPGIVETSSTPEPILSTEELTTIVPLPSYTYYVSEEEAPTTTSKPETSFQRKSSSEGSASEKPATYSFERKSFITENSIQMLDSESEEDLYLETTTSKTILLIPPEEELKSPSYKQGIVILAKDSSTSSSSSERNDLNSIENITPRILSGRPSITKVFTAQTLQQYLPSAEEYSSSGSTDPNFKYNIDNPVTAPYSRETNVGRKDGMDWYYRTYKNRNRLERHERLENSFYNKSSKVIIPSFVTIIINYLLFLL